The following proteins are encoded in a genomic region of Tenacibaculum sp. 190524A05c:
- a CDS encoding AAA family ATPase, with protein sequence MKRIIILKGIPASGKSTFAKKLVSENPGMYKRINRDSLRTMLDANHFSKGNEKFILRTRDFLIKEALLDGKHVIVDDTNISDKNFNRINDIAKEYTSETGHHVKVEVKLMEIDVEEAIKRDAAREKSVGIEVILKMDKQLKTKEKLKNVYIKQDESLPKAIICDLDGTLSLITNRSPFDGSKCEQDLPNEPIVNLVKNYQKLGYKILLLSGRDGQYKPETENWLTKYDVKYDALWMRNPKDKRKDSIIKEELFRNEIENKYFVEFILDDRNQVVDLWRKKLQLPCLQVFYGDF encoded by the coding sequence ATGAAAAGAATAATCATATTAAAAGGAATTCCGGCTTCTGGAAAATCAACATTTGCAAAGAAATTAGTTTCTGAAAATCCAGGAATGTACAAACGAATTAATAGAGATAGTTTACGAACTATGTTGGATGCAAATCATTTCAGTAAGGGAAATGAAAAGTTTATTCTAAGAACAAGAGATTTCTTGATTAAAGAAGCGCTTTTAGATGGAAAACATGTTATTGTTGATGATACAAATATCTCTGATAAAAACTTTAATAGAATCAATGACATTGCTAAAGAATATACTAGTGAAACAGGTCATCATGTAAAGGTTGAGGTTAAGCTAATGGAAATTGATGTTGAAGAGGCAATCAAAAGAGATGCGGCTAGAGAGAAATCTGTAGGAATAGAGGTAATTTTAAAAATGGATAAACAACTGAAAACCAAAGAAAAATTGAAGAACGTTTATATAAAGCAAGATGAAAGTTTACCAAAAGCTATTATTTGTGACTTAGATGGAACATTATCTTTAATTACCAATAGAAGTCCATTTGACGGGAGTAAATGTGAACAAGATTTACCGAACGAACCTATTGTGAATTTGGTTAAGAATTATCAGAAGTTAGGATACAAAATTCTATTACTTTCGGGTAGAGATGGTCAATACAAACCCGAAACGGAGAATTGGTTAACGAAATATGACGTTAAGTACGACGCTCTTTGGATGCGTAATCCTAAGGACAAAAGAAAGGATTCAATAATTAAAGAAGAACTGTTTCGAAATGAAATTGAAAACAAATATTTCGTAGAGTTTATTCTAGATGATAGAAATCAAGTTGTTGATTTATGGAGAAAGAAGCTACAACTACCTTGTTTACAGGTTTTCTATGGAGATTTTTAA
- a CDS encoding M90 family metallopeptidase yields MIYIIITVIVLLIIYSSQKKENKKIVAENRIEIQEHWYTILEENVLFYQKLNEEDRLHFKKRIQSFLNSVEIVAVDFELEDLDVLLVAASAIIPVFGFNNWMYPNLKTVIIYPDYFNENLEFAAKSENKIIGGLVGNGMFENKMILSRRALHHGFLNKTDKGNTGIHEFVHLLDKLDGNIDGIPKALIDNENLLQWLDVVHDKMEAINNDDSDIRNYGGTSKEEFFAVACEYFFERPMLLKRKHPKLYQMLQECFSVE; encoded by the coding sequence ATGATCTACATTATCATTACCGTTATAGTATTACTCATAATTTATAGTTCTCAGAAGAAGGAGAATAAAAAAATAGTAGCCGAGAATAGAATAGAAATCCAAGAACATTGGTACACAATTCTAGAGGAAAACGTGCTGTTTTATCAAAAGCTAAACGAAGAAGATCGATTGCATTTCAAAAAGAGAATTCAATCTTTTTTAAACAGTGTTGAAATTGTGGCGGTAGATTTTGAATTGGAAGATTTAGATGTTCTTTTAGTTGCTGCAAGTGCAATTATTCCAGTTTTTGGTTTTAATAATTGGATGTACCCAAATTTGAAAACCGTTATTATTTATCCAGATTATTTTAACGAGAACCTGGAGTTTGCTGCTAAGTCTGAAAACAAAATTATTGGTGGTTTAGTAGGAAACGGAATGTTCGAGAACAAAATGATTTTATCTCGACGAGCCTTACATCATGGTTTTCTAAATAAAACAGATAAAGGAAATACAGGAATTCACGAGTTTGTTCATTTGTTAGATAAGCTTGACGGTAACATAGATGGAATTCCGAAAGCATTGATAGATAATGAGAATTTATTACAATGGTTAGACGTTGTTCACGATAAAATGGAGGCGATTAACAATGATGATTCTGATATTCGAAATTATGGAGGAACTTCTAAAGAAGAATTTTTTGCAGTGGCTTGTGAGTATTTTTTCGAGCGACCAATGTTATTAAAAAGAAAGCATCCAAAACTATATCAAATGCTTCAAGAATGTTTTAGTGTAGAGTAA
- a CDS encoding DUF434 domain-containing protein gives MAKNRGKEGRDDYLFGKDFMKRKIKEAVSDMSFLLERGYGESSSCELVGNRYKLNKRQQQAIKGMSAAESAVKSRSSKELEKHTLSEKEVIIDGFNQIILMESMLSYAYVFKGKDGAFRDLSSLHGTYKSVNQTEEALRLIGDFFKVNKVKKVIWVFDQPVSNSGRMKSKLISMAEKYGYNWEVILENNPDKIIAESKLVAVTSDAWILDRVESWFNLIKELIPANYEYVLYS, from the coding sequence ATGGCTAAAAACAGAGGAAAAGAAGGAAGAGACGATTATTTGTTTGGAAAAGATTTCATGAAACGCAAAATTAAAGAGGCAGTTTCAGACATGTCTTTTTTGTTAGAACGCGGTTATGGTGAATCTTCATCATGTGAGTTGGTAGGCAATCGATATAAGTTGAACAAGCGTCAACAACAAGCTATAAAAGGAATGTCTGCGGCTGAATCTGCAGTAAAAAGTAGAAGTTCAAAAGAATTAGAAAAGCATACTTTATCAGAAAAGGAGGTAATTATTGATGGTTTTAATCAAATTATATTGATGGAAAGTATGCTTTCTTACGCGTATGTATTTAAAGGCAAAGATGGCGCATTTAGAGATTTATCTTCTTTACATGGAACTTATAAAAGTGTCAATCAAACAGAAGAAGCTCTTCGATTAATCGGTGATTTTTTTAAAGTAAATAAGGTGAAAAAGGTAATTTGGGTGTTCGATCAACCTGTTTCTAATAGTGGAAGAATGAAATCTAAATTAATTTCAATGGCTGAAAAATATGGATATAATTGGGAAGTTATCCTTGAAAATAATCCTGATAAAATAATTGCCGAAAGTAAATTAGTCGCTGTAACTTCTGATGCTTGGATTTTAGATAGAGTAGAGAGTTGGTTTAATTTAATTAAGGAATTAATTCCTGCTAATTATGAGTATGTGCTTTATTCTTAA